A single Sulfurimonas aquatica DNA region contains:
- a CDS encoding response regulator: MSTPMQELLEYTKSTRLLYVEDNEEARRFTLELLSRFFDDIIIAQNGQEGLDLFKNEKFNLVITDINMPIVDGLTMSAIIKEIDNQMPIIALSAHNEKNFIASADEIDIDEYLTKPLELSKLITTLTLVSKKHKDKTQ; the protein is encoded by the coding sequence ATGAGTACTCCAATGCAAGAACTTCTAGAGTATACTAAATCTACAAGATTGTTATATGTAGAAGATAACGAAGAGGCTCGTCGTTTTACACTTGAGCTCTTAAGTCGTTTTTTTGATGATATTATTATCGCACAAAATGGCCAAGAGGGTTTGGATTTATTTAAAAATGAAAAATTTAATTTAGTTATTACAGATATAAATATGCCTATAGTCGATGGTCTTACTATGTCTGCTATCATTAAAGAGATAGACAATCAAATGCCTATTATAGCTCTCTCTGCACATAATGAGAAAAACTTCATCGCCTCAGCTGATGAAATAGATATTGATGAATATTTAACAAAACCGCTAGAACTTTCTAAACTCATAACAACTCTTACTCTCGTCTCAAAAAAGCATAAAGATAAAACACAATGA
- a CDS encoding sensor histidine kinase, giving the protein MKLKSLPISFKLALGFTLITFMTIGIAIYSIVALKNQREFLGKMFHHPYTVSNTLKGLQIDIQEMSLTAHNMLNIQDKAKLKMIQEKVYSYDDGIYKKFEIIKDKYLGPKEEINQLIYQYQQLKIIRAEFIRLINDDKPIEARTFMLEVGVVYKAQLNKAVKVLSNFADNKANEFFHNAEDTEKSTIFYLSVSLVIATILSLVIGVYTIRRVVSPITELVDTTNKIIDGEIAFETSARVKHLLRRDDEIGKLFNSFDKLMKYLLLPYQNIISNKRPLVEKTLEVQRLLNSFDKYIIASKTDVRGNIIYVSRAFIKNSGYSKEELITHSHNVTRHPDMSKEFYRELWKTIKKGKVWTGEIKNKKKDGTFFWTRTVISPDYDTNRVIIGYNAISENLTISKAYEELSLTLEERVKSEIEKNEKKTAFIIQQSRLAQMGEMISMIAHQWRQPLASISAISSTLMLDVIMQNYKEEFFQERLEAIGELSQHLSSTIDDFRNFFKEDKQKENILLDTIINSCIHVIDTSLKNKGIKLILETDESIVLSTFSNELKQVILNILKNAEDALVEKNISDGIIIIKTIKEASNAIITIEDNAGGLPDEIVDKVFDPYFSTKTQKDGTGLGLYMSKTIIEDHCEGEISLQNSTIGASFVIKLPLSDTKELS; this is encoded by the coding sequence ATGAAACTCAAGTCGCTGCCAATATCCTTTAAACTTGCTCTTGGTTTTACGCTAATCACTTTTATGACAATTGGAATTGCCATATATAGCATTGTTGCGTTAAAAAATCAAAGAGAGTTTTTGGGGAAAATGTTTCATCACCCCTATACCGTTAGCAATACACTCAAAGGTCTGCAGATTGATATACAAGAGATGTCCCTAACTGCTCACAATATGTTAAATATTCAAGACAAAGCTAAACTCAAGATGATACAAGAGAAAGTTTATTCCTATGATGATGGCATATATAAAAAATTCGAAATTATTAAAGATAAATATCTCGGTCCCAAAGAAGAGATAAATCAACTAATCTATCAATACCAACAGCTTAAAATTATACGAGCCGAATTCATCAGACTCATAAATGATGACAAACCTATAGAAGCACGAACATTTATGTTAGAAGTAGGCGTAGTATATAAAGCACAATTAAATAAGGCAGTTAAAGTTCTCAGTAATTTTGCTGACAATAAAGCTAATGAATTTTTTCATAACGCAGAAGATACTGAGAAGTCTACAATATTCTACTTGAGTGTCTCACTTGTTATAGCGACTATTTTAAGTCTAGTTATTGGCGTTTACACTATTAGAAGAGTAGTCTCCCCTATCACAGAGCTTGTTGATACCACAAATAAAATTATTGATGGTGAGATAGCTTTTGAAACTAGTGCAAGAGTCAAGCACCTATTAAGAAGAGATGATGAGATAGGTAAACTCTTCAACTCTTTTGACAAACTCATGAAGTACCTACTACTCCCTTATCAAAATATTATCAGTAACAAAAGACCTTTAGTAGAAAAAACTCTTGAAGTGCAAAGACTACTAAACTCTTTTGACAAGTACATTATCGCTTCTAAAACCGATGTACGCGGTAATATCATCTATGTAAGTAGAGCTTTTATAAAAAACTCTGGTTACTCTAAAGAGGAGTTAATTACTCATAGTCATAACGTAACCAGGCACCCTGACATGTCTAAAGAGTTCTATAGAGAACTATGGAAAACCATCAAAAAAGGAAAAGTTTGGACAGGAGAGATAAAAAACAAAAAAAAAGATGGAACATTTTTTTGGACACGCACTGTTATATCTCCTGATTATGATACAAACCGAGTTATCATCGGCTATAACGCCATAAGTGAAAACTTAACTATTTCAAAGGCCTATGAAGAGCTCTCCCTAACTTTAGAGGAGCGAGTCAAAAGTGAAATAGAAAAAAATGAGAAAAAAACTGCCTTTATCATCCAGCAATCTCGACTTGCTCAAATGGGTGAGATGATAAGTATGATAGCACATCAATGGAGACAACCTTTAGCCTCTATATCAGCTATATCTAGTACTTTAATGCTCGACGTAATTATGCAAAACTATAAAGAAGAGTTTTTTCAAGAACGCCTAGAAGCTATTGGTGAACTATCCCAACACCTCTCAAGTACCATTGATGACTTTAGAAACTTCTTTAAAGAAGACAAGCAAAAAGAGAATATCTTACTTGATACTATCATCAACTCATGCATTCATGTAATTGATACAAGTTTAAAAAATAAAGGCATAAAATTAATACTAGAGACAGACGAAAGTATCGTTCTTAGTACATTTTCAAATGAGCTTAAACAGGTAATTTTAAATATTTTAAAAAATGCAGAGGATGCTTTGGTAGAAAAAAACATAAGTGATGGTATAATTATAATTAAAACAATCAAAGAAGCTTCAAACGCCATAATCACTATAGAAGATAATGCAGGTGGATTACCTGATGAAATAGTAGATAAGGTGTTTGATCCTTACTTTAGTACAAAAACACAAAAAGATGGAACGGGGTTAGGTTTATATATGTCTAAAACAATTATAGAAGATCATTGCGAGGGTGAAATAAGCTTACAAAACAGTACTATTGGTGCCTCTTTTGTCATAAAATTACCATTGAGCGATACAAAGGAGTTATCATGA
- a CDS encoding EAL domain-containing response regulator: MNQSIQECILYSKDLRLLYVEDNKDARTFTLELLNRFFTDIAIAIDGEDGLKQFKASEFDLVITDLNMPNMDGIEMSKEMKRINESISIIILSAHNETDFFISSIQLGVDGFLLKPLELSQFAQTMSKVVEKIHLKKEVKLYQTELEDSNKNLEQKVQERTNELEYKVYHDDLTGLKNHTAMMKKINNFTFETLVLVDIAGFQKFNDLYGLSAGNTILIKFADSLNEFNAQKTYTLFRVYSDVFAILYASQEIENDHSDIDIQRLIDSFKKFKVYIEEIEAEVDIETTIGIAINQDNLFVKADMALKHAKKLKKQAIIYSEEIDTSKQLLKDMHWKNEIQNAISTDNIIPVFQGIVDIDGNVIKYETLMRLTQFSNNEEKLISPYFFLEASVKTRQYDKLTRIIVEKSFEFMSGKGIDFSINLSFEDLSDPLRVQFLHDQIAKYEIGNNLIMEVLESEVVSDYKMVADILNSFRESGVRIAIDDFGSGYSNFEHILRLNPDYLKIDASLIKEVVTDEKSFTLVKAIAEFSKELGIKVIAEYVSSKEIFDILKELSIDEYQGFYFSMPSKGLELIRDV; encoded by the coding sequence ATGAATCAATCAATACAAGAGTGTATTTTGTACTCTAAAGACCTCAGGTTACTCTATGTTGAGGATAACAAAGATGCAAGGACCTTTACTCTTGAGTTACTCAATCGTTTTTTTACTGATATAGCTATTGCCATAGATGGAGAAGATGGGCTAAAGCAGTTTAAAGCTTCAGAATTTGATCTTGTAATTACTGATTTAAACATGCCAAATATGGATGGCATTGAGATGTCAAAAGAGATGAAACGCATAAACGAATCAATATCAATCATCATCTTATCTGCACATAATGAAACAGACTTCTTTATTTCAAGTATACAGTTAGGGGTCGATGGGTTTTTACTCAAACCATTAGAGTTGTCTCAATTTGCACAAACTATGAGCAAGGTTGTAGAAAAGATTCACTTAAAAAAAGAGGTAAAGCTCTATCAGACTGAGCTAGAAGACTCAAATAAAAACCTTGAACAAAAAGTGCAAGAGAGAACTAATGAGTTAGAGTATAAAGTTTATCATGATGATTTAACAGGCTTGAAAAATCATACTGCTATGATGAAAAAAATAAATAACTTTACCTTTGAAACACTTGTTTTAGTAGACATAGCTGGTTTTCAAAAGTTTAATGACCTCTATGGGCTCAGTGCTGGTAATACTATTTTAATAAAATTTGCAGACTCTCTCAATGAGTTCAATGCTCAAAAAACATATACTCTATTTCGCGTATATAGTGATGTTTTTGCAATCTTATATGCATCTCAAGAGATAGAAAACGATCATAGCGACATAGATATACAGAGACTCATCGACTCTTTTAAAAAGTTTAAAGTTTACATAGAGGAGATTGAGGCTGAAGTTGATATTGAGACCACTATTGGAATCGCTATAAATCAAGATAACCTTTTTGTAAAAGCTGACATGGCCCTAAAACATGCGAAAAAACTCAAAAAGCAAGCAATCATATACTCAGAAGAGATTGACACATCTAAGCAACTACTAAAAGATATGCACTGGAAAAATGAGATTCAAAACGCAATATCAACTGATAATATCATTCCAGTATTTCAAGGCATTGTCGACATAGATGGTAATGTAATAAAATATGAAACATTAATGAGACTCACACAGTTTAGTAATAATGAAGAGAAGCTAATCTCTCCATATTTCTTTTTAGAAGCCTCTGTAAAAACTAGACAGTATGACAAACTAACGCGGATAATCGTTGAAAAAAGCTTTGAGTTTATGAGTGGAAAAGGTATTGATTTTTCCATTAACCTCTCATTTGAAGACCTATCAGATCCGCTTCGTGTTCAATTTTTACATGACCAAATAGCAAAATACGAGATTGGAAACAATCTAATAATGGAAGTTCTAGAGAGTGAGGTAGTTAGTGATTATAAGATGGTAGCAGATATATTAAACAGTTTTAGAGAGAGTGGCGTTAGAATTGCCATTGATGACTTTGGTTCAGGTTACTCAAATTTTGAGCATATACTCAGACTAAATCCAGACTATCTAAAAATAGACGCATCCCTCATCAAAGAGGTGGTAACTGATGAAAAATCTTTTACTCTTGTAAAAGCAATCGCAGAGTTTTCAAAAGAACTTGGCATAAAAGTTATAGCGGAGTATGTAAGTTCTAAAGAGATATTTGACATACTCAAAGAGTTGTCGATAGACGAATACCAAGGTTTTTACTTCTCAATGCCTTCAAAAGGATTGGAACTCATAAGAGATGTATAA
- a CDS encoding response regulator, whose amino-acid sequence MSSNTSVNCNNKYNSKSTKKSNVLLVEDSEFVNNAIKKELDGLGYDCMQALSLEEAMQLLKENVYEFIVLDLHLPDAYGEKLFLAVTTHSDAKVIILTSEQDVDIRNSLFKFGALDYVLKDKNFIKSIHKIDDMINSIEANKEFSILVIDDSSLVRKQIEMILKVRNYQLYLAQTAQDGLDMLENSEIDLVILDLELPDIPGLKVLQRIKNNPEHCALPVMILSGTNDPDLISSVLKGGASDFVHKPFNIEEFTLKINLWTQLSNKKNEVHCLEQLLTQYKSILNDRNMVMKIDKYGVIKEANKNFCDFFAYNKHELIGESCDVLHNDAETFSTFLNKLQSSRDKKKKINMNIKKKDGNTENINLNITLIHNNKGELFEYIIVYG is encoded by the coding sequence ATGTCTTCAAATACATCTGTGAATTGTAACAATAAATATAATTCTAAAAGTACAAAAAAATCAAATGTTCTTTTAGTTGAAGACTCTGAATTTGTAAACAACGCTATAAAAAAAGAGCTCGATGGACTTGGATATGATTGTATGCAAGCACTGAGTTTAGAAGAGGCTATGCAACTACTTAAAGAGAACGTATATGAGTTTATAGTCCTTGACTTACATCTACCAGATGCATATGGTGAAAAGCTTTTTTTGGCTGTTACAACACATAGTGACGCCAAAGTAATAATCTTGACCTCAGAACAAGATGTAGATATACGTAACTCCCTTTTTAAATTTGGAGCATTAGATTATGTCTTAAAAGATAAAAACTTTATTAAATCTATACATAAAATTGATGATATGATTAACAGTATTGAAGCTAACAAGGAGTTTAGCATACTTGTTATCGATGACTCTTCTCTTGTGAGAAAACAGATAGAGATGATTTTAAAAGTGAGAAACTATCAGCTTTATTTAGCTCAAACTGCTCAAGATGGCTTAGATATGTTGGAAAATAGTGAGATAGACTTAGTCATACTCGATTTAGAACTACCAGATATACCTGGCTTAAAAGTACTCCAGAGAATAAAAAATAACCCTGAACACTGTGCCTTACCTGTAATGATTTTATCAGGAACTAATGATCCTGATCTTATAAGTAGTGTTTTAAAAGGTGGAGCATCTGACTTTGTACATAAGCCATTTAATATTGAAGAGTTTACTCTAAAAATAAACTTATGGACACAACTCTCAAACAAAAAAAATGAGGTACACTGCTTAGAACAACTTTTAACTCAGTATAAAAGTATACTCAATGATAGAAACATGGTAATGAAGATAGATAAGTATGGAGTAATCAAAGAAGCAAATAAAAACTTTTGTGACTTTTTTGCTTATAATAAACATGAGCTTATAGGAGAGTCTTGTGATGTTTTACATAATGATGCAGAGACTTTTAGCACTTTTTTAAATAAACTTCAGAGTAGTAGAGATAAAAAGAAAAAAATCAATATGAACATCAAAAAGAAAGATGGCAATACTGAAAATATTAACCTAAACATTACACTTATACATAATAACAAGGGTGAGTTATTTGAATATATTATAGTGTATGGATAA
- a CDS encoding response regulator encodes MIEISKSALLVEDSKTIQVYLAQLFSTLDYKLKSSSTLLEVKKVIQSTEGIDIALVALDLSSKESEAIVQFLIKQDISVILLSGLEDESLKQKLLKQDIVDYIEKESLSNLAMLKELLVRLEINKKETILVVDDSSLYRALISKLLKRHNFKTLEAEDGDEALLVLKQNPDINLVVTDYEMPNLNGLGLIKEIRKEHSINVLPIIVISSLDTATTIVDCLKNGANDYLHKPFSNQEFYSRLYLTLSYKENLQNAKEQKDIYETLFHESSNGILLMKGEKFIDCNEAVLKILKLDTKEQLIGHTTYDFSPEFQPDGETSKYKCEQIYKTELERFEWQYLQSDGTPIWIDVIRTTLIIKGENIVHVVWHEISHMKKLENELALLNKSLEKRVQEEIQKNSLQASHMIEQSRLAQMGEMISMIAHQWRQPLSSISAISSTLNLDIIMDNYNSNFFQERLESINDLSQHLSSTIDDFRGFFKENKEMEESTLSTIVESTLQIIGSTLTTYSIELTQDKISNQKVTTYVNELKQVILNIIKNAEDALMESDTTDKRISINSYTQESYAYIEIEDNAGGIAEDIIKNIFDPYFSTKTEKDGTGLGLYMSKTIVEEHCQGKLSVLNTQDGAKFCIKIPIKPTI; translated from the coding sequence ATGATAGAGATATCTAAGAGTGCCCTACTTGTTGAAGATAGTAAAACTATCCAAGTTTACTTAGCTCAACTATTTTCTACATTAGACTACAAACTTAAAAGCTCTTCAACACTTCTAGAGGTTAAAAAGGTTATACAATCTACAGAGGGTATTGATATCGCATTAGTGGCGTTAGATTTGAGTTCTAAAGAGTCTGAAGCTATTGTACAATTTCTTATTAAGCAAGATATCTCTGTTATTTTGTTAAGTGGTTTAGAGGATGAGTCTCTAAAACAAAAACTTCTTAAACAGGATATTGTTGACTATATAGAAAAGGAGTCCCTCTCTAACCTAGCTATGCTTAAAGAGTTACTGGTACGATTAGAGATTAACAAAAAAGAGACTATTCTCGTAGTTGATGACTCCTCTTTGTATAGAGCTTTGATCTCCAAACTCCTTAAACGCCACAATTTTAAAACTCTTGAGGCTGAGGATGGAGATGAAGCTCTACTTGTTTTAAAACAAAACCCAGATATTAACTTAGTGGTTACGGATTATGAGATGCCTAACCTAAATGGCTTAGGACTTATAAAAGAGATTAGAAAAGAGCATAGTATCAACGTACTCCCTATTATAGTTATCTCTTCACTTGATACAGCTACAACTATAGTAGATTGTCTTAAGAATGGTGCGAATGATTATCTACATAAACCTTTTAGTAATCAAGAGTTTTACTCTAGACTATACCTTACACTCTCATATAAAGAGAATCTACAAAATGCTAAAGAGCAAAAAGATATATATGAAACTCTTTTTCATGAATCTTCAAATGGCATACTTTTAATGAAAGGGGAGAAGTTTATTGACTGTAATGAGGCTGTACTTAAAATCTTAAAACTTGATACAAAAGAGCAACTCATAGGCCATACTACCTATGACTTTTCACCAGAGTTTCAACCAGATGGAGAAACGTCAAAGTATAAGTGTGAGCAGATATATAAAACAGAGCTTGAGCGTTTTGAGTGGCAATACTTACAATCTGATGGAACTCCAATATGGATAGATGTAATACGTACAACGCTAATCATAAAAGGTGAAAATATCGTACATGTTGTTTGGCATGAAATATCTCACATGAAAAAGTTAGAAAATGAGCTTGCACTTTTGAATAAATCACTAGAAAAACGGGTACAAGAGGAGATACAGAAAAACTCTTTACAAGCATCACATATGATTGAGCAGTCTCGTCTAGCTCAGATGGGAGAGATGATTAGTATGATAGCACACCAGTGGAGACAGCCTCTATCATCTATATCTGCCATTTCAAGCACATTAAATCTAGATATCATAATGGATAACTACAATAGTAACTTTTTTCAAGAGAGACTAGAGTCCATAAATGATTTATCCCAACACCTCTCCTCTACGATTGATGATTTTAGAGGTTTTTTTAAAGAGAACAAGGAGATGGAGGAGTCTACTCTTAGTACAATAGTCGAGAGTACTCTTCAAATCATAGGTTCTACGTTAACAACCTACTCTATAGAACTTACACAAGATAAAATAAGTAATCAAAAAGTTACTACATATGTTAATGAGCTAAAACAAGTAATCTTAAACATTATAAAAAATGCTGAAGATGCTCTAATGGAGAGTGACACTACAGATAAACGTATATCTATAAATAGCTATACACAAGAGTCATATGCTTACATAGAGATAGAGGATAACGCTGGTGGAATTGCTGAAGATATTATTAAAAATATTTTTGATCCTTACTTTAGTACTAAAACAGAAAAAGATGGCACAGGCTTAGGACTATATATGTCTAAAACTATCGTAGAAGAGCACTGTCAAGGTAAGCTCTCAGTACTTAATACTCAAGATGGTGCAAAATTTTGCATCAAAATACCAATAAAACCAACAATATGA
- a CDS encoding response regulator, with protein sequence MKEMIENIKELTTGMTLLYVEDNAGLRENMSKLLTKIFANVILAQDGEEGYKSFFKHRPNIIITDINMPNMNGFKMIRKIREAEPEAKVIILSAHDEKKHLHIAIELGVFRYLHKPAKLPELVKTIHRAVTSIHKEEQRRIFLSQMQSIFNYQNNIVVMMNKEKFTLTNQRFLEFFDVDDLEDFNKKYKDMDSLLLKHDEFLYTNEKLNWQQSAMSNPGTLFHTKIKNSKNEMRHLILKSREVPNKTGFYVLSFDDVTELNLMGLFDKNSTMDDKALQDKNSILSFMKLVKDNSSEVKIHNFYKGLTIINPAVISKLTEDEISFKTAYSQLKIVQLTKFMTISSEAFPKSIICKSIKSVDADKQTIVINDFQFTHRSSADREHIRLEAGKKERCTLFYKDIKFIGDVKIVDLSEVSAKISVDALVPGLGLESKLKLSMNLPVSRSQISITTDTTVYRIDENVRTFYLVLLFDLNTKEKDNMKAYIANRQMELIREFKQLNIL encoded by the coding sequence ATGAAAGAAATGATAGAAAACATCAAAGAATTGACCACTGGCATGACACTCTTGTATGTTGAAGATAATGCTGGTCTTCGTGAAAATATGTCTAAACTACTCACAAAGATATTTGCAAACGTTATTTTAGCCCAAGATGGCGAAGAGGGTTATAAAAGCTTTTTCAAACATAGACCAAACATCATTATAACCGATATCAACATGCCCAATATGAATGGTTTTAAGATGATTCGTAAGATTCGAGAGGCTGAGCCTGAAGCCAAAGTTATTATCCTCTCCGCTCATGATGAGAAAAAGCATCTGCATATTGCCATAGAGCTTGGAGTATTTCGCTACTTACATAAGCCAGCTAAACTCCCTGAGCTAGTTAAAACTATTCATAGAGCAGTGACTTCCATACATAAAGAGGAGCAGAGACGCATTTTTTTAAGTCAAATGCAGAGTATATTTAACTATCAGAACAATATAGTTGTCATGATGAATAAAGAGAAATTTACACTCACAAATCAACGATTTTTAGAATTTTTTGACGTAGATGATTTAGAAGATTTTAATAAAAAATATAAAGATATGGACTCTTTGCTTCTAAAACATGATGAATTTTTATATACAAATGAAAAGCTAAACTGGCAGCAGTCTGCTATGAGTAACCCTGGAACACTATTTCATACAAAAATAAAAAACTCCAAAAATGAGATGCGTCATCTAATCTTAAAGTCTAGAGAAGTGCCTAACAAAACTGGTTTTTATGTTCTCTCTTTTGACGACGTTACTGAGTTAAACCTTATGGGACTTTTTGATAAGAACTCTACTATGGATGACAAGGCGCTCCAAGATAAGAACTCTATTTTATCCTTTATGAAGTTAGTTAAAGACAACTCTTCAGAGGTAAAGATACACAACTTCTATAAGGGCTTAACTATTATTAATCCTGCAGTTATATCTAAACTAACAGAGGATGAGATAAGCTTTAAAACAGCGTATTCTCAACTAAAGATTGTTCAGTTAACAAAGTTTATGACTATAAGTTCTGAAGCATTTCCTAAGAGCATCATCTGTAAATCTATAAAGAGTGTAGATGCGGATAAACAGACAATAGTTATAAATGATTTTCAATTTACACACCGAAGCTCAGCAGATAGAGAGCACATTAGACTCGAAGCAGGTAAAAAAGAGCGATGTACTCTCTTTTATAAAGATATAAAATTTATTGGTGATGTGAAAATTGTTGATTTATCTGAGGTTTCTGCAAAAATATCTGTTGATGCACTTGTTCCAGGCTTAGGTCTGGAGAGTAAGCTTAAATTATCTATGAATTTGCCAGTATCAAGATCACAAATCTCTATAACAACCGATACAACTGTTTACAGAATAGATGAGAATGTTCGTACATTTTATCTCGTTCTCCTGTTTGATTTAAACACAAAAGAGAAAGATAATATGAAAGCTTATATAGCAAACCGTCAAATGGAGCTCATTCGAGAGTTTAAACAGCTTAATATTTTATAG
- a CDS encoding PAS domain-containing sensor histidine kinase, whose product MSSLNILDVLMNSTSINVVIYKAIEDNSDFEFVAFNKGAEITEGISSKALIGKRLTEAFPGVEEFGLLKVLQRVHESGVKEIYDDGLYSDDRVSTWRFNEVQKLEDGNLLVIYHDKTEKITNQESQKLLRSFIEHSADEIYMFEQDSLLFTYANPVALKNIRYSLKELQKMTPLDIKPYFDEEKFRDQIKPLLKNQLNRIVFNTAHQRKDSSIYEIEVALQSIIYNGVKQIVVIALDLTERKLKESLAKLQRAEEIANLGLWEWNIETGQTYWSDQIYSIFGESPQNFEVTRETFFHYIPKEDRRILMDALENAIQTGQVYNVEHKIRLRDGRIKYVKGCGEVIYDSLGVAKKVMGSVLDVTEKETLLEELRDLTHNLQEKVEMEVKKNNQQTMHIFQQSRLAQMGEMISMIAHQWRQPLSSLSAISSTLTLDILTENYNREFFTQRLEDISNLAQHLSSTIDDFRGFFKEDKEKNSTSFEQMCSECLSILGPVLQNENIKITKEFSDKSLLFTYHNEVKQVILNIIKNAQDAIKGNNIKNGEIHIKIIKEDDYSIIHVEDNAGGIAEDILKEIFNPYFSTKKEKDGTGLGLYMSKVIIEEHCEGEIRAQNINSGARFSIKLPIH is encoded by the coding sequence ATGTCTTCGCTAAATATTCTAGATGTTTTAATGAACTCAACAAGTATCAATGTTGTTATATATAAGGCTATTGAAGATAATAGCGACTTTGAATTTGTAGCGTTTAATAAAGGTGCTGAGATAACAGAGGGCATTAGTAGTAAAGCTCTCATTGGGAAGAGACTCACAGAGGCATTTCCAGGAGTTGAAGAGTTTGGTTTACTAAAAGTTCTTCAAAGAGTACATGAGAGTGGAGTAAAAGAGATTTATGATGATGGACTATATAGCGATGATAGAGTCTCTACTTGGAGATTTAATGAGGTCCAAAAACTAGAAGATGGTAACTTACTCGTCATATATCATGACAAAACAGAGAAAATAACTAATCAAGAGTCCCAAAAACTACTTAGAAGTTTCATTGAGCATAGTGCTGATGAAATCTATATGTTTGAACAAGATAGCCTACTCTTTACATATGCAAACCCTGTTGCTTTGAAAAATATCAGATATTCGCTCAAAGAGCTACAAAAAATGACTCCTCTTGATATAAAACCATATTTTGATGAAGAAAAATTTAGAGATCAAATCAAACCTCTTCTGAAAAATCAGCTAAACAGGATTGTATTTAACACAGCACACCAACGCAAAGACAGTTCAATATATGAGATAGAGGTTGCTCTACAATCTATAATTTATAATGGAGTCAAACAGATAGTCGTTATAGCGCTAGACCTGACTGAGCGTAAATTAAAAGAGAGTTTAGCGAAGCTTCAAAGAGCGGAAGAGATAGCCAACTTAGGTTTATGGGAATGGAATATTGAAACAGGTCAGACATATTGGTCAGATCAAATATATAGCATATTTGGCGAATCGCCACAAAATTTTGAAGTAACAAGAGAGACATTTTTTCACTATATTCCTAAAGAGGATAGGCGAATACTTATGGATGCATTAGAAAATGCCATTCAAACAGGTCAGGTTTACAATGTTGAGCATAAGATTAGACTAAGAGATGGAAGAATAAAGTACGTTAAGGGCTGTGGTGAAGTGATATATGACTCTTTAGGAGTTGCCAAAAAAGTAATGGGTTCAGTACTAGATGTAACAGAAAAAGAGACTCTTCTTGAAGAGTTAAGAGACCTTACACATAATCTCCAAGAAAAAGTTGAAATGGAAGTTAAAAAAAATAATCAGCAAACTATGCATATATTTCAACAATCCAGACTTGCTCAAATGGGAGAGATGATAAGCATGATAGCGCATCAGTGGAGACAACCTCTCTCTTCACTCTCAGCAATATCTTCTACACTTACCCTTGATATACTTACAGAAAATTACAACAGAGAATTTTTCACTCAAAGACTTGAAGATATATCAAACTTAGCACAACACCTCTCCTCTACTATAGATGATTTTAGAGGCTTCTTTAAAGAAGATAAAGAGAAAAACTCCACATCTTTTGAGCAAATGTGCTCTGAGTGTCTAAGTATTTTAGGCCCTGTTTTACAAAACGAAAATATTAAAATAACTAAAGAGTTTAGTGACAAATCATTGCTTTTCACTTACCACAATGAAGTGAAACAGGTAATTTTAAACATCATTAAAAATGCACAAGATGCCATCAAGGGGAACAACATAAAAAATGGAGAGATTCATATAAAAATAATTAAAGAAGATGATTACTCCATCATCCATGTAGAGGATAATGCCGGAGGTATTGCTGAAGATATTTTAAAAGAGATATTTAACCCCTACTTCAGTACAAAAAAAGAAAAAGATGGAACGGGACTAGGTCTTTATATGTCAAAAGTCATTATAGAGGAGCATTGTGAGGGAGAGATAAGAGCCCAAAATATAAACAGTGGTGCAAGATTTAGCATAAAGCTACCGATTCATTAA